The proteins below are encoded in one region of Rhododendron vialii isolate Sample 1 chromosome 7a, ASM3025357v1:
- the LOC131333365 gene encoding probable carotenoid cleavage dioxygenase 4, chloroplastic — protein sequence MYSISSSPANTMWPQNVEIKNGPPIARPRSFHRPPFKVVFQSPQKGKLIPPSSLSRSTGSPQCSSTVPEKPTNPTNALVSFLTTLANKLITSPPLHPSVDPEFVLTGNFSPVDEMPPTECLVVEGELPRSLNGVYIRNGPNPQHQPRGPYHLFEGDGMLHSILLSQGRATFGSRYVKTYKYKLERDTGSPMIPNFFSGFYGLRDLCPGVVALGRAMTGQISLTQGMGVANTSLNFFCNTLFAMVENDLPYAIRITREGDIETIGRHDFDGRAPVNMTAHPKMDEETGEVFAFRCFPVVPYLTYFRFDSNGHKEKDVPIFSINSPTFVHDFGITEHYAIFPDTALEMAPMKMIALRGMPVRCRPSKVPRIGIINRYATSDSEMRWFEVPGFNALHIIKAWEDDQSGITIVATNMLKIENFFHNLDKVHFSLEKLRIDMKTGEIARTVLSERSLEFGSTNPSYAGKKNRYVYMAVGPQGPKMSGVVKIDLELGCEVAFRSYGDGCFGGEVMFARRDAGDEEERDEDDGFVVSYVHNERENETRFVVMDAKSPTLDIVAAVKLPGRVPYGIHGIFLEEKELQMM from the exons ATGTATTCCATCTCTTCTTCTCCGGCAAACACTATGTGGCCCCAAAACGTAGAAATAAAGAACGGACCACCGATAGCTCGGCCACGGAGCTTCCACAGACCCCCTTTCAAGGTTGTGTTTCAATCCccccaaaaaggaaaattaataCCACCCTCTTCACTCTCTCGCTCAACTGGTTCTCCCCAGTGCAGCTCAACCGTCCCAGAAAAACCCACAAATCCGACAAACGCTTTAGTCTCTTTCCTTACCACTTTAGCCAATAAGCTGATCACCAGCCCGCCACTCCACCCCTCCGTTGACCCCGAATTCGTGCTGACCGGGAACTTCTCCCCGGTCGACGAAATGCCTCCCACGGAGTGCTTGGTGGTGGAGGGAGAGCTCCCGCGCTCCCTCAACGGGGTTTACATCCGTAACGGCCCGAACCCTCAACATCAACCTCGAGGGCCTTACCACCTCTTTGAAGGTGACGGCATGCTCCATTCAATTTTGTTGTCCCAAGGCCGTGCCACTTTCGGTAGTCGGTATGTCAAGACTTACAAATATAAGCTTGAGCGCGACACCGGTTCTCCTATGATACCAAATTTCTTCTCGGGTTTTTACGGCCTCCGCGACCTTTGTCCTGGAGTCGTCGCCCTCGGAAGGGCTATGACGGGCCAAATAAGTCTAACGCAAGGCATGGGTGTGGCCAATACGAGTTTGAACTTTTTCTGCAATACCCTTTTTGCCATGGTCGAAAACGATCTTCCATACGCGATTAGAATAACCCGAGAAGGCGATATCGAGACGATAGGGAGACATGATTTTGACGGGAGGGCGCCGGTGAACATGACTGCTCATCCCAAGATGGATGAAGAAACCGGGGAAGTGTTCGCGTTTCGATGCTTCCCCGTAGTCCCTTACTTGACGTACTTTCGATTCGATTCCAATGGCCATAAGGAAAAGGATGTTCCCATATTTTCCATTAATAGCCCAACTTTTGTCCATGATTTTGGGATCACTGAGCATTATGCAATATTTCCGGATACTGCTTTGGAGATGGCTCCGATGAAAATGATCGCGTTACGGGGTATGCCAGTGAGGTGTCGGCCCTCCAAGGTGCCTCGTATCGGAATCATTAACCG GTATGCGACCTCCGATTCGGAAATGAGATGGTTCGAAGTGCCTGGGTTTAATGCTTTGCACATCATCAAGGCATGGGAAGATGATCAAAGCGGCATCACCATTGTCGCAACCAATATGTTAAAGATTGAGAACTTCTTCCACAACTTGGACAAAGTTCACTTCTCTTTGGAAAAACTAAGGATTGACATGAAAACAGGCGAAATTGCAAGGACAGTTCTCTCGGAGAGAAGTCTAGAATTCGGATCCACCAACCCTTCATATGCTGGCAAAAAGAACCGGTACGTTTACATGGCGGTAGGTCCACAGGGTCCGAAGATGTCAGGTGTGGTGAAGATTGACCTCGAATTGGGATGTGAAGTCGCGTTCCGGAGCTATGGAGACGGTTGCTTTGGAGGGGAGGTAATGTTCGCTAGGAGGGACGCCGGCGATGAGGAGGAGCGTGACGAAGATGATGGTTTTGTGGTATCGTATGTGCACAACGAGAGAGAAAACGAGACACGGTTTGTGGTGATGGATGCTAAGTCTCCAACACTTGACATTGTGGCAGCAGTGAAGTTACCTGGAAGAGTGCCGTATGGTATTCATGGGATATTCTTGGAAGAAAAAGAGCTTCAAATGATGTAG